Proteins encoded by one window of Microcebus murinus isolate Inina chromosome 2, M.murinus_Inina_mat1.0, whole genome shotgun sequence:
- the PLA2G2A gene encoding phospholipase A2, membrane associated has protein sequence MKTLLLLAVIMAFGLLQAHGNLLQLKEMIKLTTGKEVLSSYAFYGCYCGLSGIGTPLDGTDRCCAEHDCCYHRQTEQGCGSKFLSYQFSHKGNKITCANEDKCRNQLCECDKNLAYCLARNKESYNDEYEFYPKIKCIGGTGAFASTY, from the exons ATGAAGACCCTCCTGCTGCTGGCAGTGATCATGGCCTTTG GCCTGCTGCAGGCCCATGGGAATTTGCTGCAGTTAAAGGAAATGATCAAGTTGACGACAGGAAAGGAAGTTCTGTCCAGTTACGCCTTCTACGGCTGCTACTGTGGCTTGAGCGGTATAGGAACCCCCTTGGATGGGACGGATCG GTGCTGTGCCGAACACGACTGCTGCTACCATCGGCAAACGGAACAGGGGTGTGGCTCCAAATTTCTGAGCTATCAGTTTAGCCATAAGGGGAACAAAATCACCTGTG CAAACGAGGATAAGTGCAGGAATCAACTGTGTGAGTGTGATAAAAATCTGGCCTACTGTTTGGCTAGAAACAAGGAGAGCTACAATGACGAGTACGAGTTCTATCCCAAAATCAAGTGCATAGGGG GGACAGGTGCCTTTGCTTCCACCTATTAG